A genomic window from Purpureocillium takamizusanense chromosome 2, complete sequence includes:
- a CDS encoding uncharacterized protein (EggNog:ENOG503P7N3) has translation MSRSLARRVYSDAFAKWPKQDLRPDYQLQDVLRRAVEERYAGAKTNEAEELLKARALQFLVQNKFRDRYKLKGPMLEPQSQPTYFEDLVREIEEAPRRTWLERLGKRLSGIIRLQ, from the exons ATGTCGCGGTCATTAGCG cgccgcgtctACAGCGACGCCTTCGCCAAGTGGCCCAAGCAGGACCTGCGCCCCGACTACCAGCTGCAGGACGTCctgcgccgtgccgtcgAAGAGCGCTACGCCGGCGCAAAGAccaacgaggccgaggagctgcttaaggcgcgcgcgctgcagtTCCTCGTGCAGAACAAGTTCCGCGACCGCTacaagctcaagggcccCATGCTCGAACCCCAGAGCCAGCCGACGTACTTTGAAGACCTGGTGCGCGAGATTGAGGAAGCCCCGCGGAGGACGTGGCTCGAAAGGCTGGGGAAGCGCCTATCAGGCATTATTC
- a CDS encoding uncharacterized protein (COG:S~TransMembrane:2 (i184-205o279-300i)~EggNog:ENOG503NW1W) — translation MAGRYERVNEHDEDDVESQQSRLPRPVPNSPPPSFHSRASSPTRNGRVDPDLADAFDTDGDSDDEADDTQRLVRQSTTPSSGSVSSGHVGAASQAAQLQPPNTASSGSRPRFMGGGVGTDGVFANMSARPERTESEKDEQPPTYEQAAADAAPPYWETTILAPGFGGFDEVYVDGMPVGSVFSFIWNGMISTSFQLVGFLLTYLLHSTHAAKNGSRAGLGITLIQYGFYMKGTSDNEPPQMNGPDGYAAPPDPNSHDFNAGDVTDGGGSGSGSIHGGEWIAYVLMVVGWFILIKSVAEFLKARRHEQLVMQSPDRGLNVPIIAEGEHPERVV, via the exons ATGGCCGGGCGATACGAGAGG GTGAATGAacacgacgaggacgacgtcgaaTCCCAACAGTCGAGACTGCCGAGACCCGTCCCgaactcgccgccgccgtcattTCACTCACGCGCCTCGTCCCCGACGCGCAACGGGCGAGTCGATCCCGACCTTGCCGATGCGTTCGATACCGATGGCGacagcgatgacgaggccgatgacACGCAGCGGTTGGTGCGCCagagcacgacgccgtccagcgGGTCGGTGAGCAGCGGAcacgtcggcgcggcgagccaggcggcgcagctgcaACCTCCCAACACGGCTTCAtcgggctcgcggccgcggttcatgggcggcggcgttggcacCGACGGCGTGTTCGCCAACATGTCGGCACGGCCGGAGCGTACAGAGTCTGAGAAggacgagcagccgccg ACGTACGAACAAGCAGCCGcggacgccgcgccgccgtacTGGGAGACGACGATTCTGGCGCCCGGCTttggcggcttcgacgaggtCTACGTGGACGGCATGCCCGTTGGATCCGTCTTTTCATTTATATGGAACGGCATGATTTCAACGTCGTTCCAGCTCGTCGGATTCCTCCTCACATATCTTTTGCACTCGACGCACGCAGCCAAGAACGGGTCAcgcgccggcctgggcaTCACACTCATACAGTACGGCTTCTACATGAAGGGTACGTCGGACAACGAGCCGCCGCAGATGAACGGGCCAGATGGGtatgcggcgccgcccgaccCCAACTCACACGACTTCAACGCGGGCGACGTGACggacggtggtggcagcgggTCAGGGTCCATCCATGGGGGCGAGTGGATCGCGTACgtgctgatggtggtggggtGGTTCATCCTCATCAAGAGCGTGGCCGAGTTCCTCAAGGCGCGTCGGCACGAGCAGCTGGTGATGCAGAGCCCGGACCGGGGGCTCAACGTGCCCATTattgccgagggcgagcatCCGGAGCGGGTGGTGTGA